CGGACGGTGCTCTGCAAGGACCCCTTCCTCGCCGTCGACGAGCGGGTGGACCGGCTGATCGCGTCCATGCGGCGCCCCACCTTCTGAGACCCGACTCCTGTCGCCGCCCCGCCGGGGCGGGCCGCAGAGCACAGGGAGCACCCAGGCCGGGCAGGTAGGGTTCTCCGGTGCTCGCGATCCCCCAGAAGTCCCTGCTCGTCCTCGCGCTGAGCGGGTCGCTGTTCCTCGCCGCCTGCGGGTCCGACGGCGACGCCGCCACCGACCCGTCGGCCAGCGCGGTGCCGAGCGCCTCCGCCAGCGCCACGCCGAGCGCGACGCCGTCGAAGGTGCCCGTCTCCAAGGACTTCGACAAGGTCAGCGTCAGCGGCGACTACGGCAAGTCGCCGAAGATCAAGATCGACGCCCCCTACGCCGTCGACAAGACGCGCACGAAGGTGCTCGAGGACTCCGACGGGGTCGTGGTGCAGGCCGGTCAGACGGTCGAGGTCAACTACTTCGGCGTCGACGGGCGGACGGGCAAGAAGTTCGACGAGTCGTTCAGCGCCGGGAAGGCCGTCGCCTTCTCCCTCGACCAGGTGGTGCCCGGCTTCAGCAAGGGCCTCACGGGTCAGAAGAAGGGCAGCCGCGTCCTCATCGCCATGCCGGGCTCCGACGGCTACGACGCCAGCGGCGGCAACGCGCAGGCGGGCATCGAGGTGGGCGACACCCTCGTCTTCGTGGTCGACATCGTCGACGTCCAGCTGAGCGAGCCCTCCGGTGCCGCGGTGAAGCCGAAGGCGGGCCTGCCGACGGTCACCGGGGCGCTCGACAAGCCGGACATCACGATCCCCAAGACCGACCCGCCGAAGACCCTCGTCGTGCAGCCCCTGATCAAGGGCGAGGGCAAGAAGGTCGCCGCCACCGACACCATCACCTTCGCGTACCGCTGGGAGATCTGGGAGGACGGCCGGCTCGTCGAGCAGTCCTACGGCCAGAAGCCGGGCAACGCGGCCCTCTCCGG
The window above is part of the Friedmanniella luteola genome. Proteins encoded here:
- a CDS encoding FKBP-type peptidyl-prolyl cis-trans isomerase encodes the protein MLAIPQKSLLVLALSGSLFLAACGSDGDAATDPSASAVPSASASATPSATPSKVPVSKDFDKVSVSGDYGKSPKIKIDAPYAVDKTRTKVLEDSDGVVVQAGQTVEVNYFGVDGRTGKKFDESFSAGKAVAFSLDQVVPGFSKGLTGQKKGSRVLIAMPGSDGYDASGGNAQAGIEVGDTLVFVVDIVDVQLSEPSGAAVKPKAGLPTVTGALDKPDITIPKTDPPKTLVVQPLIKGEGKKVAATDTITFAYRWEIWEDGRLVEQSYGQKPGNAALSGLVAGLQEGLTGQTVGSRVLLVIPPDKGYPDGNAEPKVAKGETLVMVVDLLFAQAGQ